The following coding sequences are from one bacterium window:
- a CDS encoding cupin domain-containing protein translates to MANQERRIAQEDRLPEEWRKSAYERWLEAEGIPVVSGVAVPDLRGIEVAPWPRLEARGAYIRLLGTEDTNNGYILEIAPGGGTAAERHLFEEFYYVVDGRGGCEVWNQAGGRQAFEWQTGSLFSIPLNCQHRLHNGSGREPARLLGVTTAPMMMNLLHNTDFLFNCPYDFLDRFDGREGYFGGEGTLYPGRVWDTNFVADVQRFQLHDWAERGAGGKNVMFEFANNTLCAHISEFPVGTYKKAHRHGPGAHVIILNGEGFSVLWPDGAPDLTDVPWAPGTMFVPPGMWWHQHFNTGPTPARYLAIRWGGAKWKVARYLDIQGVDKSKKDGGNQIEYEDQDPRIHRMFVERCAARGVPVKMETFSVRV, encoded by the coding sequence ATGGCGAATCAGGAACGGCGAATCGCCCAGGAAGACCGGCTGCCGGAAGAGTGGCGAAAGAGCGCGTACGAGCGCTGGCTCGAGGCCGAGGGCATCCCGGTGGTGAGCGGGGTTGCGGTCCCGGATCTCCGCGGCATCGAGGTTGCGCCGTGGCCGCGGCTGGAGGCGCGCGGGGCGTACATCCGGCTGCTCGGCACGGAAGACACCAACAACGGATATATCTTGGAGATCGCTCCCGGAGGCGGGACGGCGGCGGAGCGGCACTTGTTCGAAGAGTTCTATTACGTTGTGGACGGTCGCGGTGGGTGCGAAGTATGGAACCAGGCCGGTGGCCGCCAGGCTTTTGAATGGCAGACCGGCAGCCTGTTCTCGATCCCGCTGAACTGTCAGCACCGGCTGCACAACGGTTCGGGCCGCGAACCAGCGCGCCTGCTGGGGGTAACGACCGCGCCGATGATGATGAACCTGCTCCACAACACCGACTTCCTCTTCAACTGTCCATACGACTTCCTGGATCGCTTCGACGGGCGCGAGGGATATTTCGGCGGAGAGGGCACGCTCTATCCCGGCCGGGTCTGGGACACCAATTTCGTCGCGGACGTGCAACGGTTCCAGCTCCACGACTGGGCGGAACGGGGCGCCGGAGGAAAGAACGTGATGTTCGAGTTCGCGAATAACACCCTGTGCGCCCACATCTCCGAGTTCCCGGTGGGCACGTACAAGAAGGCGCACCGCCACGGCCCAGGGGCGCATGTGATCATCCTGAACGGCGAGGGGTTCTCCGTGTTGTGGCCGGACGGCGCGCCGGACCTCACCGACGTGCCGTGGGCCCCCGGCACGATGTTCGTGCCCCCGGGGATGTGGTGGCACCAGCACTTCAACACCGGGCCGACGCCCGCCCGGTACCTGGCCATCCGGTGGGGCGGCGCCAAGTGGAAGGTGGCGCGCTACCTGGACATCCAGGGGGTCGACAAGAGCAAGAAGGACGGAGGCAATCAGATCGAATACGAGGACCAGGACCCGCGGATCCACCGCATGTTCGTCGAGCGCTGCGCCGCGCGCGGGGTGCCCGTCAAGATGGAGACCTTCTCAGTGCGGGTCTAG